A stretch of the Thiocystis violascens DSM 198 genome encodes the following:
- the soxX gene encoding sulfur oxidation c-type cytochrome SoxX, translated as MSLMRLSRPRLLALSLGLSALTTGAAFAELPADLELSGDTAAGKLVANDRAKGNCVACHAMPGANGPGAIGPVLIAMQTRYPSKQALATQIWDATVKNPEVVMPPFGKHEILTRKEFVDVVEYIWSL; from the coding sequence ATGTCTTTGATGCGTTTATCCCGTCCACGCCTGCTCGCCCTGTCGCTGGGTCTCTCGGCCCTGACGACCGGCGCGGCATTCGCGGAACTGCCGGCGGATCTGGAACTCTCCGGCGACACTGCCGCCGGAAAACTCGTGGCGAACGACCGTGCCAAGGGCAATTGCGTCGCCTGTCACGCGATGCCGGGCGCCAACGGACCCGGCGCGATCGGTCCGGTGCTGATCGCCATGCAGACCCGTTACCCGAGCAAACAGGCGCTCGCGACCCAGATCTGGGACGCCACCGTCAAGAACCCGGAGGTGGTGATGCCGCCCTTTGGCAAGCATGAGATCCTGACCCGAAAAGAGTTCGTCGATGTCGTCGAGTACATCTGGTCTCTCTAA
- the soxA gene encoding sulfur oxidation c-type cytochrome SoxA, protein MNKTSLSLIAATLVCTIATPTIATTPEEDKATFQSYFKQRFPNVPEDDFKNGAYAIDAVGRENWEAIEEFPPYENAISSGETMWNTPFANGKRYQDCFSDGPAIANKYPHWDRKLGQVMTLPLAINQCRETNGEKPLSYKKGPIADLLAYIAFESRGQITNVEIPSDDPRAIAAYEKGREFYFARRGQLNFSCAHCHFGNSGTTLRTEILSPALGHTTHWPVYRSKWGEMGTLHRRFSGCNEQVRAKAFPAQGEEYRNLEFFLTYVNNGLELNGPAARK, encoded by the coding sequence ATGAATAAAACAAGTCTTTCGCTGATTGCCGCGACCCTGGTCTGCACCATCGCAACCCCGACCATCGCCACCACCCCGGAAGAGGACAAGGCCACCTTCCAGTCCTATTTCAAGCAACGATTTCCGAATGTTCCCGAAGATGACTTCAAGAACGGCGCCTATGCCATCGACGCCGTCGGGCGCGAAAACTGGGAGGCGATCGAGGAATTCCCACCCTACGAGAACGCCATCAGCAGCGGCGAAACGATGTGGAATACGCCATTCGCCAATGGCAAGCGCTACCAGGATTGTTTCTCGGACGGCCCGGCGATCGCGAACAAATACCCGCATTGGGATCGGAAGCTTGGTCAGGTCATGACCCTGCCGCTGGCAATCAACCAGTGCCGCGAGACCAATGGCGAAAAGCCGCTGTCTTATAAAAAGGGTCCGATCGCCGACTTGCTCGCGTACATCGCCTTCGAGTCGCGTGGCCAGATCACCAACGTCGAGATTCCGAGCGATGACCCGCGCGCCATCGCGGCCTATGAAAAAGGCAGGGAATTCTATTTCGCCCGTCGCGGCCAGTTGAATTTTTCCTGTGCCCACTGTCACTTCGGCAACTCGGGCACCACGCTGCGCACCGAGATTCTAAGCCCGGCCCTCGGCCACACGACACACTGGCCGGTCTATCGCTCGAAATGGGGCGAGATGGGTACCCTGCACCGACGCTTCTCGGGCTGTAACGAACAGGTACGTGCCAAGGCGTTTCCGGCCCAGGGCGAGGAATATCGGAACCTCGAATTTTTCCTTACCTACGTCAACAATGGACTGGAACTCAACGGCCCCGCCGCGCGTAAATAA